AACGTTCATTAAGATTATTGAATGTTGAAATTACTGAAAATCATGAactatttagataaaattttattatacaagttttaaaaaaaaatatttttaggaaatttaatataatccTCAGGTCTGgattgaatgaatttatttaaaaatggttacatctatggtaaaaaaattaaatggaactTATCATAAAATTGTAATGCACATATGAAAGGATATCACATCACATATCAACTTTActgaatcttaaaaaatttcttcaaattagatgtttgaaattttattacttttttactttttagaactAATAATTGTGTACTTAATTAACTTTATCTCCCGCCCTTCTTCCATTACTTTATTAGATATGCACTTGAGAAAAAATTAGTTGTAATAGAGGTTATATATTCATGTTCATAAAGTAATGAAGCTCGAATGTGAGAAGTTAGATTATTCGTTTTGTAAGATTTACCTAGAGTAGAGATACGTTTTtgctttcaatatttatttatgttgcaCACTAAAAgccgttttaaaaatttcagtattGATTCCAAAATCGAGTCTATATTtacacttttgttttaaaaagtacaTCCACTGAGTTATGtttaaaagatatatatttatattcttgtTTAAAAGCGTGAACAGAATTTAGATGACATTAGcaataatatctttttattgCTTTTGGAAAACAATCCCAACTCGTATTACAAATTGTTATCTAaacatctaaaataattttgatatctcTGACGTTAGAGACTTCatattcatcaaaaataaataagttgtgGATCATTATTTTcggtatttgaaataaaatatattaatattaatattttatttattttttttgccttATAAATTACAAGGCTTACGATGTTTGTTAAGGTATTTCCAAACTATTATTAGGTTGTCAACAACTTCACGAAATTCACAATATGAATCAAATGAGTCCTCAGAAATGAGAGctgaatttttttgagaatttattcccatggcatttttgacaaaattgttACGTAATTTAGAGAAGTTTAACATGCATCTTCATAAACATGGTGGAATAAAATGCACGATTCTGACTGCTTTTACTTCGAACTCTTTCAATATAGGATTGTTATAAAATTCAACACACACTTTCCTCAATTTCCTAGgaatgtttttcattaaaactttacGAGAATTTCCATCGGGTTGTtaagtttattgataaaatatgcataaacaagtacattttttttcaaatgttatgtgtaagaaataataattttatgctactcgttagttttatttttctttaataaaaatttaaaattgaccaGTTACAACCCGAATAGCTGGTATATTTTGGAAATACCTTGATaattacgtaaaaatttttaatagtattttaatcaaataaaatttgacatctTGTACTCAAATGTAAATTTACACAAGAAAATAATACAGAAATATCGTCAAAATCTTGACTTCGGGGTCTATATGGATaagataacaaaataaaaattctcacATCTATAAGTAGTGGCAAAATAAGAAGAGTAttctttttttgattatttggtttttgaccaatttttcgaaataattttcgcggaaaattgaaaagattagtgtccgaccgaaacAGGAATTTTTACCGTAATCGAATCTTCGGTATCTATCGCAATTGCGGCCGAAACCGAAATCTTAACTTCGGCcggtatttattatattatttgctgTATCTTTTATATATCTTCTAATGAGAgagtatattttcttaaatattgtcCTTCCTAAAAAGGATGAATTTCAAAATGCCGACATTTATGATATAcaactgtatttattttttgaagttatgATATTTTAAGGATATAACTTCAAAATAGTTAAAGGTTTATATAACTTTCTGGTGTTTTccattgatataatttttttgccacTACTTCTAAATTTGAGAACCTATAACCTTAAGGTTAAGTCTTGCCATCTAAAAATTTCTGTCTAAAACTCGTTCATTGACTGAAATATTTGTGCTATTTTGAggtactattttaattttaatgaatttttaatgtctgtatattttttagttaatctaGTTATTTGAATGTATTACTAAAGCACCTTAATTTTAACCATTCTCaatagattttttgaaaattattttgcatgtaattaataaaatttatatataaaaattatttaaaaaataataatattttttatacaggatgtttcgTAATTTCATGGCTATTTGAGGTATATGTTCTCTgctacaaaataaacaaaaaagttcatatgtttcaaatttatttattaccgtAATACCGAGATATTGGGgcataagatatttatttagcAATAAGCCTTTTAGAGTAACTGTTCAAAATGGCCTCCGTTTTGTTCAACACGACAAATTTATGTTTCTCTGCCACTTATACTTAAGCATTGAAATGCATAAACCAAATCCTCTGTATATTTGCGATCGAAATATCTTCTataagttaaacaaaaaaaaatttgaaaaatgaggtTGTCACCTAGAAGACCACAACAGTTTGCAGTTTGTCGAAATCTTTCTAGACCGGGGTTTACACGTAGAGGATTAAGagtaacattttcaaaaagtcaCTTTTCAATTAGCTTAAACGTTATGCGATTAGGTATTGTTCggttaggaaattttttttcataccttCTAGCAGCAGCAACACCATTTTTATGTACTTCACCATAAGTTAAAAGAATGTCTGTTTATTCTATCCCATGAAAATGCACAGGACTAGACAAATAGATGAGTAAATTACACAAATagtgtttattaataaatattaaatttttgatcactTGAAAATtacatatctgtaataaattaatttaagccataagtttatatgaactttttgttagtttttggTAGAGAGAACACTAGATCCCTAAAATAATGCGATGCAATTccgaaacattctgtatatagatCTATAGTTATAACatatgcaaatatttgaattttttacgaaatcttcgaattttactgaaaattataaatatgttccGATATAATCACTTAGATATTATCCAAGCgtgatattattaatttctttgtgaaactaataatttattttagtattttttcaatatagcCATGAATCGTAAGTCAATTAAATTGGTTCTCtaacaaagtattttacttTATCTAAATCCTCTCTTTAGATACATTTAACATTAACTATTTTCATAGATTCGATTTTGTCACTTAACTAGTTCGTTAAGATTTGTTTATCTTATAGATTTTTACACATTCGTTATACTCCAACGTTATTTGAAAACGTATGTAAATATCggaacatatattatatatttttttaatacctataaattattaaaactactcaaattatttaaaaatgagttGTCGTTATCGTGCATATTAAAATCGTATTAGTGTATCATTGGTCAGAATGcacaaaaaaatcatcaatttttgaTGACACGGTTTGGAAATAGATCTGTGATTTCTATTCGAAATATAAATTCTAGAAGTGTTGTAGTATAGTGaagaaaacaatcatttttttaaattatttctacaaTAAGTCTTAACGAATGGATTGCCTGAATGAGCAATAGGCTTtttccactaagaataaatcggttggataaaagtttctaatgattaatcatgatatgtagataacaaaacacaaaattatttttaataaaaaataaggattattttcatttattataaaataatcttaataaaattagGTTTTCAGTCACGTGGCAGAaaacaccaatcagaaagtATTGAAAGTATTATGTCACGCCATGACGAACGCTATGTAAACAACATTACATTAAAATAGATCGAAGCAGGTTATTTGTTTACAACTGCTTAAACTTGCTTAGACAAAAATGCTTGTCTGCCAAGTCGTGTTGTCATTCAAGACGACATGacactctacattgttttcaaagtaaattggaattggtttttgaaaatgtaaaatacataatgcaaaaagtgtttttttttttaataatacttgtttggtgtaaatcagatactgaTGTAAagtataaactaatttttcaaatttaggacaaaagcctattgttTATCTAGTTTTTCGTGGCATAGACTGGAAAAGACATCGTGaaagtaattttcaattgtgattagcaaattgatattttaacgacttgttttaaaatagcAGGTCGTATTTATAAACACATTGACTACGTAATGTAATAAGTTTTAAGGTGTTTTATTTAGTTCTAAATTACAGGCTGTATTTAATATTCTACTTTTAACATCAcacttaaaagttttatatttatacggCCTGACGAACTAATTgtgtataatttgttttaaaattgtgagATATTTAATTGTacttatttagaatttttttgcttaacttaatttaaaaaatttatataacttatttttaaaataatacatttttaaatttttcttttgaattgtatattctatatataaatatatattttacaaatttatagtaaaaaactaaaaataaaaagatttttatgtattatatattttatgatttttatttatacctcCTTAAGGATTTAAACACAACCTTGATCTTGTTTTTAAGCATGATCTATTGTAGTTAAATTAGTATAACAGGATTCCTACGCATTTCCGTgtctttttttgtaatatttctatattaaatttattgttgggAGGAGATATctcgaaatttattaaatcgatagtgttaaaattaattcttttctgccagaatattttgaatattaatttaaaaaatttttaaaacttaaaatttacattaatttttgtcGATGAATGAACGCTTTGAAAATGGTGGAGTAAATTCTTAAATAAGTGAACTTCAAATTTAGAACATGGTCACTGTGAATACAATTTAATCGTTTTTGTTGAAGGTTTGCCATACCGTTTATAAGcctcttttaaaaaaacaagttcagtttcatgtatcattttattaaaaattggatCCGCTAATACTgaataaaaacgttttaaaacaGAATGATATAGAAAATTCGGTAATACatgaatttttaacattaataggTCCATTTGAAAATATCCACAAGGTTTCTAAGTGATCTACTATTTCGCTATTACTTTTACCCACGGTTCGTATGTATTCTGGTGCGGATAATTCTACAGtcgacaaatatttttctacaattGGTTTAAATCCAATAAAGATGTTTGCTTTAATTTTCTTGTCATTCCGGCTTATTATCTCTAATTTATTACAGAAAGGTACGAAGTTTTCGTAAGCTTCAATATCtgatatcatattaaacat
This genomic interval from Chrysoperla carnea chromosome 1, inChrCarn1.1, whole genome shotgun sequence contains the following:
- the LOC123304338 gene encoding coenzyme Q-binding protein COQ10 homolog B, mitochondrial-like; the protein is MKNYQKKLLVGYTRDQMFNMISDIEAYENFVPFCNKLEIISRNDKKIKANIFIGFKPIVEKYLSTVELSAPEYIRTVGKSNSEIVDHLETLWIFSNGPINVKNSCITEFSISFCFKTFLFSISGSNF